The following proteins are co-located in the Festucalex cinctus isolate MCC-2025b chromosome 15, RoL_Fcin_1.0, whole genome shotgun sequence genome:
- the LOC144002142 gene encoding histone H2A-like, giving the protein MSGRGKTGGKARAKAKTRSSRAGLQFPVGRVHRLLRKGNYAQRVGAGAPVYLAAVLEYLTAEILELAGNAARDNKKTRIIPRHLQLAVRNDEELNKLLGGVTIAQGGVLPNIQAVLLPKKTEKAAKSK; this is encoded by the coding sequence ATGAGCGGAAGAGGTAAAACCGGCGGCAAGGCTAGAGCAAAGGCCAAGACTCGTTCATCCCGTGCCGGACTGCAGTTCCCGGTTGGTCGTGTCCACAGGCTGCTGCGTAAAGGTAACTACGCTCAGCGCGTCGGTGCCGGCGCTCCCGTCTATCTGGCGGCCGTGCTGGAGTACTTGACCGCTGAGATCTTGGAGTTGGCCGGCAACGCAGCCCGCGACAACAAGAAGACCAGAATCATCCCCCGTCATCTCCAGCTGGCCGTCCGCAACGACGAGGAGCTCAACAAACTTCTCGGCGGAGTCACTATCGCCCAGGGTGGCGTGTTGCCCAACATCCAGGCTGTGCTTCTGCCCAAGAAGACCGAGAAGGCAGCCAAGTCCAAGTAA
- the LOC144002127 gene encoding bile salt-activated lipase-like, with translation MMEKLRILVAVALFLETVSASSLGVVKTEGGRVKGENIRLGFNRYMDIFKGIPFADVPETFEKPERHPGWEGVLKATEYKDICLQLKPLFSGTRGSDDCLYLNIWVPHGRSVSTNLPVMVWMYGGAFMIGGSMGSSFGENLYDGEEIAKRGNVIVVSIGYRLGTLGFLSTGDSLLPGNYGLWDQQAAIAWVHRNIRSFGGDPDNITIFGESAGGASVSFQMLTPYNKGLIKRGISESGVALCPWSVIRNPRTFAEEVARKVNCPTDHTMAACLKMADPVRLTKAGTFTLRSSPSAPIVENMLLSAVIDGDFLPDEPSKLFHNAADIDYIAGVNDMDGHLFASADIPSVNMAVVETSTDDMKMLLESFIKHKGEAGLKKALSVYTAEWGDEPSKEDVKRTVVDIETDYIFLAPTQVSLEHHAASARSARTYSYLFSESSRLAGTLKPYPSWMGADHADELQYLFGMPYRVPLLYWKHSRTLTDYMIAYWTNFAKTGDPNKGGSEVPATWPEFTKGRRYLNISHKTDTSSVGRKLRKQHVHFWTVTLPNLPDA, from the exons ATGATGGAGAAGCTCAGAATCTTGGTTGCAGTTGCGTTGTTTCTGGAGACGGTGTCTGCCTCCTCT CTCGGAGTGGTGAAGACTGAGGGTGGCAGGGTAAAGGGCGAAAACATTCGTCTTGGGTTCAATCGTTACATGGACATCTTCAAAGGGATTCCCTTTGCAGACGTACCTGAAACGTTTGAAAAACCCGAACGTCACCCGGGCTGGGAAG GTGTTCTAAAGGCCACTGAGTACAAGGATATATGTCTTCAGTTGAAACCATTATTTTCCGGCACCAGAGGAAGTGACGACTGTCTCTACCTGAACATCTGGGTCCCTCACGGCCGATCAG TGTCCACCAATTTACCCGTCATGGTCTGGATGTACGGAGGTGCCTTCATGATTGGAGGATCGATGGGTAGTAGCTTTGGAGAGAATCTATACGATGGAGAGGAGATTGCAAAACGAGGAAATGTCATCGTGGTGTCAATCGGATATCGTTTGGGAACTCTGGGCTTCCTCAGCACCGGAGACTCTCTTTTACCTG GGAACTACGGTCTTTGGGATCAACAAGCCGCTATTGCCTGGGTCCACAGAAACATCCGCTCATTTGGAGGAGACCCAGATAATATCACTATCTTTGGAGAATCTGCAGGTGGTGCTAGTGTCAGCTTTCAG ATGCTCACTCCTTACAACAAGGGGCTCATCAAGAGGGGGATCTCTGAGAGTGGTGTCGCACTTTGTCCCTGGTCCGTCATCAGGAACCCACGTACTTTCGCAGAAGAG GTTGCTCGGAAAGTCAACTGCCCCACTGATCATACGATGGCTGCCTGTTTGAAGATGGCTGATCCTGTGCGCCTCACAAAAGCCGGCACTTTCACTTTGAGGAGCTCACCTAGCG CGCCAATTGTCGAGAACATGCTTCTGTCAGCTGTAATTGATGGCGATTTCCTGCCTGATGAGCCTTCCAAATTGTTCCACAATGCCGCTGATATTGACTACATTGCCGGAGTCAATGACATGGACGGTCATCTGTTCGCTTCTGCCGATATCCCATCAGTCAACATGGCAGTGGTCGAAACCTCCAC TGATGACATGAAGATGCTGTTGGAATCATTCATTAAACACAAGGGAGAGGCTGGTCTGAAAAAAGCATTGTCAGTATATACGGCAGAATGGGGAGATGAACCAAGCAAGGAGGATGTTAAGAGAACGGTTGTGGATATCGAAACAGACTACATCTTCTTGGCTCCTACACAGGTTTCCCTTGAACATCATGCCGCAAGTGCCAG ATCTGCTCGCACCTACTCCTACCTCTTCTCTGAGTCCAGCCGTTTGGCCGGCACCCTGAAACCGTATCCCAGCTGGATGGGAGCTGACCACGCCGATGAACTGCAGTACCTCTTTGGAATGCCTTATAGAGTGCCGTTGTTATACTGGAAACACAGCCGCACTCTTACTGACTACATGATCGCTTATTGGACCAACTTTGCCAAAACtgg AGACCCCAACAAAGGAGGCTCAGAGGTCCCCGCCACCTGGCCAGAATTCACCAAGGGACGCCGTTACCTGAATATCAGCCATAAGACGGATACGTCCTCAGTGGGCCGGAAATTGAGGAAGCAGCATGTGCATTTTTGGACCGTCACCTTGCCCAACTTGCCTGACGCCTGA
- the LOC144002137 gene encoding histone H3, with translation MARTKQTARKSTGGKAPRKQLATKAARKSAPATGGVKKPHRYRPGTVALREIRRYQKSTELLIRKLPFQRLVREIAQDFKTDLRFQSSAVMALQEASEAYLVGLFEDTNLCAIHAKRVTIMPKDIQLARRIRGERA, from the coding sequence ATGGCAAGAACCAAGCAGACAGCTCGTAAATCCACCGGCGGCAAAGCCCCCAGGAAGCAGCTGGCCACCAAGGCAGCCCGCAAGAGCGCCCCGGCCACCGGCGGCGTTAAGAAGCCTCACCGCTACAGGCCTGGCACCGTGGCTCTCCGTGAGATCCGTCGCTACCAGAAGTCCACCGAGCTGCTCATCCGCAAGCTGCCTTTCCAGCGTCTGGTCAGGGAGATCGCTCAAGACTTCAAGACCGATCTGCGCTTCCAGAGTTCGGCCGTCATGGCTCTGCAGGAGGCCAGCGAGGCTTACTTGGTAGGCCTGTTTGAGGACACCAACCTGTGCGCCATCCACGCCAAGAGGGTCACCATCATGCCCAAAGACATCCAGCTCGCACGTCGGATCCGTGGAGAGAGAGCATAA
- the LOC144002129 gene encoding uncharacterized protein LOC144002129 translates to MSCKMCTKAKVKYEEEVCGAHEKNGRQRQLLDAVCKQPRVVLDRADVSEKYFRPQRLEPEFPGVKEEEDLEPLQVKEEEQPQHPHIKKESLPPCIKEEEDFTELLLTGVHLKTEDKGDYEEDKWAEPPSSSSKQQITAADEDHRGASQEVSWLAPISDGDDSSHSPHSDNDELTEGDMTSHTDSKRWKCSRCGKTFVFKSQLRRHAIVHTGEKPFVCSVCGQSFSRKADLKIHTRTHTGEKPYACSVCGRSFSQMERLKIHTRIHTGEKPFACSVCGQNFAQKQGLKKHTRTHTGEKPFSCLVCAKSFSRKENLKEHARTHTGEKPFTCSVCGQNFAEKGNLKRHKINHTGEKPFACSVCGQSFSRKGSLKGHTRTHTGEKPFTCSVCGQSFAAKGSLRRHTRMHTGEKPFVCSVCGQCFSVNESLKIHTRTHSGEKPFVCSVCGQSFSKKANLKRHTRNHTGEKTFACSVCDQNFSKKGSLKKHTRIHVAEKHFSCAVFDQRFPNQAKV, encoded by the exons ATGTCGTGTAAAATGTGCACAAAAGCAaaagtcaagtacgaagaggagGTTTGTGGAGCACACGAGAAAAACGGGCGACAACGTCAACTGTTGGACGCTGTTTgcaagcagcctcgagttgtgttggacagagcag atgtcagtgaaaaatattttcGTCCTCAGCGGCTGGAGCCCGAATTCCCTGGTgtaaaagaggaggaggacttggagcctctgcAAGTTAAGGAAGAGGAGCAGCCACAGCATCCCcacataaaaaaagagagcttgCCACCATgcattaaagaggaggaggatttcACAGAGCTGCTActgactggtgtccatttgaagacgGAAGATAAAGGTGATTATGAAGAAGACAAATGGGCGGAGCCTCCGAGCAGCAGCtcaaaacaacaaataacaGCAGCTGATGAAGACCACCGTGGAGCCTCACAAGAAGTGAGCTGGTTAGCTCCAATATCAGATGGTGATGACTCGTCACACTCTCCTCACAGTGATAACGACGAACTGACTGAAGGTGATATGACATCTCACACTGACAGCAAACGTTGGAAATGTTCTCGGTGTGGGAAAACGTTTGTCTTCAAGTCTCAACTGAGAAGACATGCGATtgtccacactggtgagaaaccttttgtctgctcagtttgtggccagAGTTTTTCTCGGAAGGCCGacttaaaaatacatacaagaacccacactggtgagaagccTTATGCCTGCTCAGTGTGTGGTCGAAGCTTCTCTCAGATGGAaagattaaaaatacacacaagaatccacactggtgagaaaccttttgcctgctcagtttgtggacaaaattttgctcagaaacaaggtttaaaaaaacacacaagaacccacactggtgagaaacctttttcctgcttagTTTGTGCTAAGAGTTTCTCTCGAAAGGAAAACTTAAAAGAGCacgcaagaacccacactggtgagaaaccttttactTGTTCAGTTTGTGGTCAGAATTTTGCTGAGAAGGGAaacttaaaaagacacaaaataaaccacactggagagaaaccttttgcctgctcagtttgtggccagAGTTTCTCTCGGAAGGGAAGCTTAAAAGGACACACAAGAactcacactggtgagaaaccttttacctgctcagtttgtggccaaAGTTTTGCTGCGAAGGGAAGCCTAAGAAGACACACAAGAAtgcacactggggagaaaccttttgtctgctcagtttgtggccagTGTTTCTCTGTGAATGAaagcttaaaaatacacacaagaacccactcTGGTGAGAAACCATTTGtatgctcagtttgtggccagAGTTTCTCTAAGAAGGCaaacttaaaaagacacacaagaaaccacactggagagaaaactTTTGCGTGCTCAGTTTGTGACCAGAATTTCTCCAAGAAGGGAAGCTTAAAGAAACACACAAGAATCCACGTTGCTGAGAAACATTTTTCCTGCGCCGTTTTTGATCAAAGATTCCCCAATCAGGCAAAAGTTTAA